Within the Pelagovum pacificum genome, the region CGCCACGGCATCGTCAGCCAGCAGAATCACCAGCAGGACAGACAGGATCAGGCGCATCTATCAGGTCTGACCGACGGCGGCGCCGACCACTTCGGTCAGGCGGATGGCGAGCTGACCCGGCTCCCCGCCTTCCATCTCCTGCAGTTCGCCGCGGGCGATCAGGCGGTCCCCGACATAGAGATCGACAGGATCGTCGATCGTCTTGTCGAGCGGCAGCACCGCATTCTCCGTCAGGGCGAGCAGTTCGCCGACCGAGGGCCGCGCCCGGCCAACCGCGACGGTGACTTCGATCGGCACGTCGCGGAGCGGGCCGCCCTCTGTCGGTTCGGTCCAGCTTTCGTCATTCATTGGCGACCCTCGTCGTCGGTTCGGTGAACAGGTTCTGAAGCGCCTCGCCGATCTCCGTCACGAGGCGGTCGAGATCGAGCATCGTCTCGCGTTCGGGGGTGCGGATCAGCACCTCTCCCCCGCCGAGCGTCGCAGTGGCATCCACGGAAATGCGCAGGCCCTTCTGCTGCTCCGCGATGGCGGACAGCGCTGCGTGGGCCTCTTCCGAGACCAGCAAGGCGATGGGCGCGCGGGAATCGGCGCGCGCTGCGTCCATGATTGCCTCGACCACCCAGGGGGAGAGGCTGGCGCGCGCCAGCTCCGGTACCAGGGTGTCGACGAGCCCACGCAACATTGGTTCGAGCGAGGCGAGGACGCCGGACCGCGCCTCCTCCAGCGTGAAGGCGAGTTCCGAGAATTTGAGGGCGACGTCTTCGGTCAGGCGGGCCTGTTCCTCTTGCGCCTCGGCCAATCCGGCTTCCCGACCCGTGGCGAACCCGTCTTCGTAGCCGAGAGCCGGCGATGCTGGCGGCTCTGGCGCCGGTTCTGCCGTGTGGCGGTCGAAACATTCCAGACGCAGGGCCTGTGCCATGTCACGCCGCCTCCTGTTCGGTGTCTTCAAGCCAGTTTCGCAGGATCTGGAGCGACTCGTCCTGCCGTTCCTCGATCAGCCTGCGAAGCCGCGCGACCGGGTCGAGGCCGGAGAGATCCTCCTGTGGTCCGCTCGGCTGGGGGTCGTCGTCGTACATCGCCATGTCGAACGTCGGCAGCGCATCGAGATCGAGCTCCGCCTGTGGCAACTGATTGCCTCCGGGCAGTGCGGGCAGCGACGCGGTGCCTGGCGCGCTCGCGTCACCGATCGCCGGTAGCGCCGCAGGTTCAGCCTTGGCAACGCGCCCGCCGGCGAGGATGGGTCGGACGACGAAAAGCCCGAGGATCAGCGCGACGAGTGCCAGAACGCCGATCTGCACCAGCTGCATGATGTCGAGCGGCGTACCGGCGGCCGCAGCATCCAGTGCCTCCGTCCCGAGCGGGACTGTCGGTTCGAACGGCATGGAGCGCAGAGTAATGACGTCACCGCGACCCTCGCTGAAGCCCACAGCCG harbors:
- a CDS encoding FliM/FliN family flagellar motor switch protein, translated to MNDESWTEPTEGGPLRDVPIEVTVAVGRARPSVGELLALTENAVLPLDKTIDDPVDLYVGDRLIARGELQEMEGGEPGQLAIRLTEVVGAAVGQT
- a CDS encoding FliH/SctL family protein, encoding MAQALRLECFDRHTAEPAPEPPASPALGYEDGFATGREAGLAEAQEEQARLTEDVALKFSELAFTLEEARSGVLASLEPMLRGLVDTLVPELARASLSPWVVEAIMDAARADSRAPIALLVSEEAHAALSAIAEQQKGLRISVDATATLGGGEVLIRTPERETMLDLDRLVTEIGEALQNLFTEPTTRVANE